The Stenotrophomonas sp. ZAC14D1_NAIMI4_1 DNA segment CGTTGCCCAGCCGGTCCAGGGCGGACCGGTGGATGAACGCAACGAAGGGGAAGACAGCGGGCCACCCCGTTCGGGTGGCCCGGACCATCAGCGGCGCGGTTCGGGCGCGGGCAGCCGGGCGTCGACAGCGTCGACCACGCCGTCCTTGTTGCGATCCGCGGTTTCGAACAGGCGCTTGCCCGACACCTGGTACTCGGCGAAGGTCATATGGCCATTCTTGTCCGCGTCGAGCACGGCAAAACGCACGTGGACCTGGCGATCGCCGCCTTGGTCCAGTGCATCGATGCGACGATCCACGCGCGTCTCGAACTCGGCCAGGTACTCATCCAGGGCCAGCTGGCCATCGCCGTTGCTGTCGGTACGGGCGAACTGTGCATCGCGTACGCGCTCGTACTCGGCACGCTCGACCTTGCCGTCGCCGTTCTCGTCGTACAGCTCCAGGAAGCCGGCCGCGGTATGGCTGGTGGGCATGCCGATGCGGCTGCGGCGCTGGTTGTCGAAGCGCTGGGCACCGGCGGCGGTCTTTGCTTCCCGCTCCGGTGCGGCCTTGCTTTCACTCGTTCTGCTGGCCAGCGCCTTCTGGCCGCCCTGCCAGGTCTTTTCACCAGCAACATCGAACTCGGCGCGCGACACCTGCCCACTCTTGTCGGTGTCCAGCGCGGCAAAGCGGGCCTTGGTCTGTTCAACCTGGGCGGCACGCTCGCGCTCGATCTCGGCCGCAACCCGGGCGTCGAACTCGGCCACGTACTCGGCCTCCTCCACGGTGCCGTTGCGGTCGGTATCGGTGGCGTCGAAGCGGGCGCGGCGGAACGTCTCGAACTCCTGCCACGTCACGCGGCCATCGGCGTTGTCGTCATGCTCGGCGATGAAGGCCAGCACGTTGTTGCCATGGCCGCCCACCAGCGGGCGCGGGCCGGGCGCGGTCTGTGCGGATACAGCAGAAGAAAGCAGCAGCGCGGCAACGCACGCACTGGCAAGCACGGTGGTTTTCATGTCGACCTCGAAGGCGGTGTTACGGGGAAATCAGGGATTGAGCACGCGGAACGTGAGCGTCACGCTGTTGCTGTACTCGGCCACCGGTGCACCGGCCGGTGCGGCCGTACGGTGGCGGGTCAGCGCGACCCAGGTGCCGGCGGCTGACAGCGGGAAGCGCACGTGTCCGGCAGCATCGCTTTTCAGGTTGACCACCTGCGGCGTGCGATCCGAACTCCACACCGCCTCGGTGATCTCCACGGCCTGGTCGGCCAGCGGTGCGCCCTCGTACTGCACGACGAACTCGAAGGCTTCGCCCACGTACAGATCGCTGGGATGGGTGACCGGCACCAGCTCCACCCCCTTGTTGCGCGGCGCCAGCGCGGCGCGGTCCGGGGCGCCCACGGTGATGTAGCTGTCAGCCTGGGTAAGCGACTGGAAATCGGAGATCACCTTCGCCCCGGCCGGAATCTTCACCGCCGGGTCGCGCGAGCTCTCGCGCTTGCCGTTGCGTTCCCAGGTACGGAACAGCGCGCCCAGGCGCGGGCCGGTGCTGAGGCGGTAGGTGCCCGTTCCCGCCGGCAGCGTGTACTCGGCCACGGTGCGGGTTTTCATCACCTG contains these protein-coding regions:
- a CDS encoding DUF4198 domain-containing protein, whose protein sequence is MKTLSLLAAAALAMAASLPAYAHTPYLVPSNFAPRAGQTIAMDASFAETFFIPETAFDDSQFTVTGPDGTQAPLASQVMKTRTVAEYTLPAGTGTYRLSTGPRLGALFRTWERNGKRESSRDPAVKIPAGAKVISDFQSLTQADSYITVGAPDRAALAPRNKGVELVPVTHPSDLYVGEAFEFVVQYEGAPLADQAVEITEAVWSSDRTPQVVNLKSDAAGHVRFPLSAAGTWVALTRHRTAAPAGAPVAEYSNSVTLTFRVLNP